The Lacipirellula parvula genome window below encodes:
- a CDS encoding NAD(P)-dependent oxidoreductase, with protein MHEFRVLYTGDYLDVDGGVTVNSGDIALDLYESAPWISQDFLRDQQEQRGDTEYWSNIYSMAIKPEHVRAANGIVIFRPWVKESAFAQGSDNLVVIGRAGAGCDKISMSACTAADVAVFNAPDTLTHATASSAFLLMLALAKKLPQHQRMVRDGRWDLQPVMMGDDLPGKTLGIVGLGKSGYELLNLVQPFRMHTIAYSPSADPAEAAQYGVTLVDSLEELFAASDFVSLHARLTDDKRGMIKRQHLRAMKPTAYFVNVARGELVDEPELVSLLQEGKIAGAGLDVFEHEPLPVEHPLNALDNVILTPHWLPSTRQAARQTMEVMSQGIIAASQGKIPANVVNRDVLERRGFQEKLARFAANQREALAV; from the coding sequence ATGCACGAATTTCGCGTTCTTTACACAGGCGACTATCTCGACGTCGATGGCGGAGTCACCGTCAACAGCGGCGATATTGCGCTCGACCTGTACGAATCCGCTCCCTGGATTTCGCAAGACTTTCTCCGCGATCAGCAGGAGCAACGCGGCGACACCGAGTACTGGTCGAACATTTACTCGATGGCGATTAAGCCCGAGCATGTGCGCGCGGCCAACGGCATCGTCATCTTCCGGCCGTGGGTGAAAGAGTCGGCGTTCGCGCAAGGCAGCGACAATTTGGTCGTGATCGGCCGGGCAGGAGCCGGTTGCGACAAAATCAGCATGTCGGCGTGCACGGCCGCCGACGTGGCAGTGTTCAATGCGCCCGACACGCTCACTCACGCGACGGCATCCTCGGCGTTTTTGTTGATGCTCGCCCTGGCGAAGAAATTGCCGCAGCATCAACGGATGGTACGCGACGGACGCTGGGATTTGCAGCCGGTGATGATGGGCGACGATCTCCCCGGCAAAACGCTCGGCATCGTCGGGTTGGGGAAGAGCGGCTACGAATTGCTGAATCTGGTGCAGCCGTTCCGCATGCACACAATCGCCTACTCGCCGAGCGCCGACCCCGCCGAGGCCGCCCAATACGGCGTCACGCTGGTTGATAGTTTGGAAGAGCTTTTCGCTGCTTCGGACTTCGTGAGCCTCCACGCGCGGCTGACGGACGACAAACGCGGGATGATCAAGCGGCAGCATCTTCGCGCGATGAAGCCGACGGCGTACTTCGTCAACGTGGCCCGTGGCGAACTCGTCGACGAGCCGGAGCTCGTGTCGCTGCTGCAAGAGGGGAAGATCGCTGGCGCCGGCCTCGACGTCTTCGAGCACGAACCGCTGCCGGTTGAGCATCCGCTTAACGCGCTCGATAATGTGATTCTCACGCCGCACTGGCTGCCGTCGACGCGGCAGGCCGCGCGGCAGACAATGGAGGTGATGTCGCAAGGCATCATCGCCGCATCGCAAGGCAAGATTCCGGCGAACGTCGTGAATCGCGACGTGCTGGAACGGCGCGGGTTCCAAGAAAAACTAGCGCGCTTCGCGGCCAATCAACGGGAAGCGCTCGCTGTGTAG
- a CDS encoding mandelate racemase/muconate lactonizing enzyme family protein: protein MKIVKIETLRFDAQSADSWQAENKVARQAMPNNLWVRIHTDDGLVGLGETYYTPRALSAVIHDIYAPLLLGRDALDIENHWNNCFSLANFCGYAGAEMRALSAIDFALWDLAGQHLGQPIYNLLGGRNRDRIQVYNTCVSTGTNRDLDDIMEGRAGQVAESLLAQGVRAMKIWPFDQFGPTLAGPTRPKEPVVMWGGKTAAGTLGHSITNEEIRRGCAIVEDIRRAVGDRMEIAIEGHARWDLPAATRIAKALEPLDIMWLEEIMPPDNVDAYVRLKTETSIPICQSERVFTRYHMRPWVEKHAADIIMPDFSWCGGFTEGRKICSLADTYFLPVTSHDTIGPVGLWTAAHLMLHIPNAMTMETVRGYIDGWYNEVVTDKIKVVEGHLFLDGKPGLGTQLRDDFMSRPDAVWEATTIDSLKRW, encoded by the coding sequence ATGAAGATCGTAAAAATCGAAACGCTTCGTTTCGATGCGCAGTCGGCCGACTCGTGGCAAGCGGAGAACAAGGTCGCCCGGCAGGCGATGCCCAATAACCTTTGGGTTCGTATTCACACCGACGACGGGCTTGTCGGCCTCGGCGAGACTTATTACACGCCGCGCGCCCTTTCGGCCGTCATTCACGATATCTACGCGCCGCTGCTATTGGGTCGCGACGCGCTCGACATCGAGAATCACTGGAACAACTGTTTCTCGCTCGCCAACTTCTGCGGCTACGCCGGCGCGGAAATGCGGGCTCTCTCAGCTATCGACTTTGCCCTGTGGGACTTGGCTGGGCAGCACCTTGGCCAGCCGATCTACAACCTCCTCGGCGGCAGGAATCGCGATCGAATTCAGGTGTACAACACCTGCGTCAGCACGGGCACTAACCGCGACCTCGACGACATCATGGAAGGCCGCGCGGGTCAGGTTGCCGAGTCGCTCCTCGCGCAAGGCGTGCGGGCGATGAAGATCTGGCCGTTCGATCAGTTCGGGCCCACGCTAGCCGGCCCGACGCGGCCGAAAGAACCGGTCGTGATGTGGGGCGGCAAGACGGCGGCCGGCACGTTAGGTCACTCGATTACCAACGAAGAAATCCGTCGCGGCTGTGCGATCGTCGAAGACATCCGCCGCGCCGTCGGCGACCGGATGGAGATCGCCATCGAAGGCCACGCCCGCTGGGATCTGCCAGCCGCGACGCGGATTGCGAAGGCGCTCGAACCGCTCGACATCATGTGGCTGGAAGAGATCATGCCGCCTGACAATGTCGACGCCTATGTTCGGCTGAAGACGGAAACGAGCATCCCGATTTGCCAGAGCGAGCGCGTCTTCACTCGTTACCACATGCGTCCGTGGGTCGAGAAGCACGCCGCCGATATTATCATGCCCGACTTCTCGTGGTGCGGCGGATTCACCGAGGGGCGGAAGATCTGCAGCCTGGCCGATACCTACTTCCTGCCTGTGACGTCGCACGACACGATCGGCCCGGTCGGGCTCTGGACTGCGGCCCACCTCATGCTGCACATTCCCAACGCAATGACGATGGAAACCGTGCGCGGCTACATCGACGGTTGGTACAACGAAGTCGTGACTGACAAAATCAAGGTCGTCGAAGGCCACTTGTTCCTCGACGGCAAGCCAGGCCTGGGGACGCAGCTCCGCGACGATTTCATGTCGCGGCCGGATGCGGTCTGGGAAGCGACGACCATAGACTCACTCAAACGGTGGTAA
- a CDS encoding DUF1559 domain-containing protein yields the protein MKKLGKRAGFTLVELLVVIAIIGVLVALLLPAVQAAREAARRTQCTNRLKQIGLAFQNHHDSQKFFPSGGWGFNYVGDPDEGFGAKQPGGWAFSVLPYMELGTLHDIGRGMPVKDGTSNSAKKVTNTQVVQTNVPEFMCPSRGRTQVTATCCGPANVNYTPNMPMAKSDYAGNFGDTNYCKSSNPECGCLVANNDQVPGNIVAGRTFTNWPNTERITGIVFPRSEVTIAQVPDGTSNTYAAGEKFVDPMGYENETDPGNDWSMFSGVQDDTVRTTHYDPTSNTILTPIQDQSQGVANNHKFGSAHAGGAIFAMCDGSVQFVSYDISPETHRRLGNRDDGEVVSLGDLTSGAASGTGVGTRPCP from the coding sequence ATGAAGAAGCTAGGAAAGCGCGCGGGTTTTACCCTCGTGGAGTTATTGGTCGTCATTGCCATTATCGGCGTGCTCGTGGCGCTTCTCCTGCCGGCCGTTCAAGCCGCCCGCGAAGCGGCTCGCCGGACTCAGTGCACCAATCGCTTGAAGCAGATCGGTTTGGCGTTCCAGAACCACCATGATTCGCAGAAGTTTTTCCCGTCCGGGGGGTGGGGATTCAACTACGTGGGCGACCCAGACGAAGGTTTCGGCGCCAAGCAGCCAGGCGGGTGGGCGTTCAGCGTCCTGCCTTACATGGAACTTGGCACGCTGCATGACATCGGCAGAGGGATGCCGGTCAAAGACGGGACTTCGAACAGCGCCAAAAAAGTAACGAACACGCAGGTTGTTCAAACCAACGTGCCGGAATTCATGTGCCCGTCGCGCGGCAGAACCCAAGTGACCGCCACGTGCTGCGGGCCCGCCAACGTCAATTACACGCCCAATATGCCAATGGCGAAATCTGATTACGCTGGCAATTTTGGCGATACAAATTATTGCAAGTCGTCAAATCCTGAATGCGGTTGTCTTGTCGCGAATAACGATCAAGTTCCCGGCAATATCGTCGCCGGGAGGACGTTCACCAACTGGCCGAATACCGAACGCATCACGGGGATCGTTTTCCCGCGCAGCGAAGTGACTATCGCTCAAGTTCCCGACGGCACCTCGAATACTTACGCCGCTGGCGAAAAATTCGTCGATCCGATGGGCTACGAGAACGAAACAGATCCCGGAAACGATTGGTCGATGTTCTCCGGCGTGCAAGACGACACGGTGCGAACGACCCACTACGATCCTACCTCGAACACAATCCTGACGCCGATCCAAGATCAATCTCAAGGCGTGGCCAATAATCACAAATTTGGCAGCGCCCATGCCGGCGGCGCCATCTTCGCCATGTGCGACGGGTCGGTGCAATTCGTCAGCTACGACATTTCGCCGGAAACTCACCGCCGTCTAGGCAACAGAGACGACGGCGAGGTAGTGTCGCTCGGCGATCTGACGAGCGGAGCGGCCAGCGGAACAGGCGTCGGCACGCGCCCCTGCCCGTAG
- a CDS encoding dockerin type I repeat-containing protein, translated as MTRRRYLSSILLGQGLALLFTVTAFAQPTPPAVLNTTDPALRLWLDASTLSTAGYLTGDPVTSWTDKSSYGTIMAPRTTTNPNGPGIGDPVEENPHFELVDIAGKMTPTVRFDRDGPPSQYGNPAVDGSGSTDRLYQTNNLKTQANPSAFDPLDIGDGSSLTTFLVYKPAVTTSLNSGGGPILGTQVVYGKRGTSSSVYMFGINNSPNNGYNTFVSYDGPVLYQSLTKPTEQVWHVTSMVITDNPGSSDVDTLQFFDAESMTPNQTLTEMGTQRQDGVPNNIINGRNASTPEPFGIGGHSQACCGEGETFGGNIAELIIFSKKLTAQEYADVGAYLSQKYFTPGASVPGDYNGDGSVNGDDLAVWKTQYGQALPAAPNADGTGDGVIDGADFLFWQRAMGGGAGVAAASAVPEPTSALLLVSAVSMLAWERRRRA; from the coding sequence ATGACTCGTCGCAGGTATTTAAGCAGCATCCTACTCGGCCAGGGGTTGGCCCTGCTGTTCACGGTGACTGCCTTCGCTCAGCCGACTCCGCCTGCCGTGCTCAACACGACGGATCCGGCGTTGCGACTCTGGCTGGATGCGAGCACGCTCTCGACCGCCGGCTACTTGACCGGCGATCCGGTCACGAGTTGGACCGACAAGTCGAGCTACGGCACGATCATGGCGCCGCGCACGACGACCAACCCGAACGGTCCTGGCATTGGCGATCCCGTCGAAGAGAACCCGCACTTCGAACTCGTGGACATCGCCGGCAAGATGACGCCGACCGTCCGCTTCGATCGCGATGGACCGCCGAGCCAATACGGCAACCCTGCGGTCGACGGCAGCGGCTCCACTGATCGTCTCTACCAGACAAACAACCTCAAAACGCAGGCTAATCCCTCGGCGTTCGATCCGCTGGACATTGGCGACGGCAGCAGCTTGACGACCTTTCTTGTGTACAAGCCGGCCGTCACGACCTCGCTCAATTCGGGAGGCGGCCCGATCCTGGGAACGCAGGTCGTGTACGGCAAGCGCGGCACGTCGAGTTCCGTGTACATGTTCGGCATCAATAACTCGCCGAACAACGGCTACAACACGTTTGTTAGCTACGACGGTCCGGTTCTCTACCAAAGCCTTACTAAGCCGACCGAGCAAGTCTGGCACGTGACCTCGATGGTCATCACCGACAATCCAGGCTCTTCGGACGTTGACACGCTGCAGTTCTTCGACGCTGAGTCGATGACGCCCAATCAAACGCTGACGGAGATGGGAACGCAGCGGCAGGACGGCGTGCCGAATAACATCATCAACGGGCGGAATGCGTCGACTCCCGAGCCGTTCGGCATCGGCGGTCACTCGCAAGCTTGCTGCGGCGAAGGCGAAACATTCGGCGGTAACATTGCGGAGCTGATCATCTTTTCGAAGAAGCTCACGGCCCAAGAGTATGCCGACGTCGGCGCCTACCTCAGCCAGAAGTACTTCACCCCTGGCGCGAGCGTGCCTGGCGACTACAACGGCGACGGCAGCGTCAACGGCGACGACCTGGCCGTTTGGAAGACGCAGTACGGCCAAGCCCTGCCCGCGGCGCCGAACGCCGACGGCACCGGCGACGGCGTCATCGACGGGGCCGACTTCCTGTTCTGGCAACGCGCCATGGGCGGCGGAGCCGGGGTAGCCGCCGCATCTGCGGTACCAGAGCCGACTTCGGCTCTGCTGTTGGTCAGCGCCGTTTCGATGCTGGCTTGGGAGCGTCGGCGACGTGCGTAA
- a CDS encoding PEP-CTERM sorting domain-containing protein (PEP-CTERM proteins occur, often in large numbers, in the proteomes of bacteria that also encode an exosortase, a predicted intramembrane cysteine proteinase. The presence of a PEP-CTERM domain at a protein's C-terminus predicts cleavage within the sorting domain, followed by covalent anchoring to some some component of the (usually Gram-negative) cell surface. Many PEP-CTERM proteins exhibit an unusual sequence composition that includes large numbers of potential glycosylation sites. Expression of one such protein has been shown restore the ability of a bacterium to form floc, a type of biofilm.), which yields MKRFLSAVAIAALFGTAEAQAQLPAGDLRLWLKADSLQVAEDAPITQWVDSSSYGTTFAPRTVRWDGVTPVEEHPHLQTVTVNGRTFPTVKFERNGALPSGDPGVDRSGNTDRLFQTSNLTPGSDPLAIVDGTSMTSFTVFKPNITTSGALGAQAVWALRGNDASLMEVGINPVGRLNHVSYDAYVGYQTQATIPAGKWNVLEYALTEQAPFDPVTFRSNSTEDASAPLTNLPVATNGGVIADRNDGINEEPAGSLEPFGIGGHAQNCCGEGETFAGNIAEIIIYARVLTPAEKDQVYAYLSDKYLAVPEPASALAVLTGMGGVALIRRRFTAGR from the coding sequence ATGAAAAGATTTTTGTCGGCAGTCGCCATTGCGGCTCTTTTTGGCACTGCCGAAGCACAGGCTCAGCTTCCAGCCGGTGATTTGCGACTCTGGCTCAAGGCCGATTCGCTGCAAGTTGCCGAGGATGCGCCGATCACGCAGTGGGTCGATTCATCGAGCTACGGGACGACGTTCGCTCCTCGCACGGTCCGGTGGGATGGCGTCACCCCAGTCGAGGAACACCCGCATTTGCAAACAGTCACGGTGAACGGCCGGACCTTCCCGACGGTGAAGTTCGAACGCAACGGCGCGCTGCCGTCGGGCGACCCGGGCGTCGACCGGTCGGGCAACACTGATCGTCTATTTCAGACCAGCAACCTGACGCCCGGCAGCGATCCGTTGGCAATCGTTGACGGCACGTCGATGACAAGCTTCACAGTGTTCAAACCGAATATCACGACAAGCGGCGCTTTAGGGGCTCAAGCTGTGTGGGCTCTGCGCGGGAACGATGCATCGCTGATGGAGGTCGGCATCAATCCGGTGGGGCGCCTCAACCATGTTAGCTACGACGCGTACGTGGGCTACCAAACTCAAGCGACGATCCCGGCGGGCAAGTGGAACGTCTTGGAATACGCCCTGACCGAGCAGGCTCCGTTTGATCCGGTCACGTTCCGCTCGAACTCCACGGAAGATGCGTCGGCCCCGCTGACGAACCTGCCGGTGGCGACGAACGGCGGCGTCATTGCTGATCGGAACGATGGCATTAACGAAGAACCGGCCGGCTCGCTCGAACCGTTCGGGATTGGCGGCCACGCGCAGAATTGCTGCGGCGAAGGCGAAACGTTCGCGGGCAACATTGCGGAGATCATCATCTACGCTCGCGTGTTGACCCCGGCGGAGAAAGATCAGGTTTACGCTTATTTGTCTGACAAATATCTCGCGGTGCCGGAACCCGCTTCGGCACTGGCGGTGTTAACTGGTATGGGCGGCGTGGCGCTCATCCGGCGCCGTTTCACGGCAGGCAGATAG
- a CDS encoding dihydrodipicolinate synthase family protein, translating into MPKPLFRGVCASTITPFNSRGELDLALLPAHVDWIISEGANAISPLGSSGEFPVMEVEDRKRVLEAALEANNGRVPVVAGTHAYSTQHTIELSKHAERAGADSLLIVPPYYMAPTPSQAMTHYRRIAEAVSIPVVLYHNVPLTCVDFTTDHIVKLFEEKAIGGVKMSNPEPDRICQLLQATGGDLFVYAGLDTVAFEGLCHGAHGWISGIPSMVPRAAQQLYTAIAIDGDLPAARAIWKKLGPLMRIQFSSYLSKGEGAHWFSVMKAVLNMIGPPVGDPQPPILPLQENYRKDIGKMLAELDYRVKS; encoded by the coding sequence ATGCCCAAGCCACTGTTTCGCGGCGTCTGCGCGTCGACGATCACACCGTTCAATTCTCGCGGCGAACTCGATCTCGCGCTACTGCCGGCCCACGTCGACTGGATTATCAGCGAAGGGGCGAATGCGATCTCCCCGCTGGGGAGTTCGGGCGAGTTTCCCGTGATGGAAGTGGAAGATCGCAAGCGCGTCCTTGAGGCGGCGCTCGAGGCGAACAATGGCCGCGTGCCAGTCGTCGCCGGGACGCATGCTTACTCGACTCAACATACGATCGAACTGTCGAAGCACGCCGAGCGCGCCGGCGCCGACTCCCTGCTGATCGTGCCGCCGTACTACATGGCGCCAACGCCTTCGCAGGCCATGACGCACTATCGGCGGATCGCCGAAGCGGTTTCCATTCCGGTGGTGCTGTATCACAACGTACCGCTGACCTGCGTTGACTTCACGACCGATCATATCGTCAAGCTGTTTGAAGAGAAGGCGATTGGCGGCGTGAAGATGTCGAACCCAGAGCCCGATCGCATCTGCCAACTGTTGCAGGCGACCGGCGGCGACCTGTTCGTCTACGCCGGCCTCGACACAGTTGCCTTCGAAGGTCTGTGCCACGGGGCGCACGGTTGGATTTCGGGCATCCCGAGCATGGTGCCGCGTGCGGCTCAGCAGCTCTACACGGCGATTGCGATCGACGGCGATCTGCCGGCAGCGCGCGCGATCTGGAAGAAGCTTGGTCCGCTGATGCGGATTCAGTTCAGCAGCTATCTGTCCAAGGGCGAAGGCGCCCATTGGTTCAGCGTGATGAAGGCGGTGCTCAACATGATTGGCCCGCCGGTGGGCGACCCGCAGCCGCCGATCTTGCCGTTGCAGGAGAACTACCGGAAGGACATCGGCAAGATGCTGGCGGAACTCGATTACCGCGTCAAATCCTAG
- a CDS encoding PQQ-binding-like beta-propeller repeat protein produces the protein MFQFLHFRAERLLAIVLCLASASSAAEWPEFRGPTGQGVADHAQPPVEWAPDKNVTWRTAIPGSGWSSPIVAGGRIYVTTAVQEQGGGSGPDVNNNEPVGSNSTASALSLRLLALDAQSGQIVWDREIFHYDAGSYPSGHAKNTFASPTPLAVGDRIYAHFGPLGTAAVDLNGEIIWQNKTISYDARHGGAGSPVVVGDTLVFNCDGVENPFIVGLDKTTGKELWRTPRQPMEPERFAFSTPLMVPSSSTASGVQLVSPASHMIGSYDPADGRELWHVFFDRRWSTASRPVYAEGMVLACNGGEAPPELLAIRPDGEGNVSETHVVWRHDNFAPLTSSVVVADGHVYMVSDAGIAACTDATTGKVVWKKRLGGNFSASPIYADGRIYFPSDNGTCYVIAAKPRYELLAKNSLEEPTLASFAVTGDALIIRTSDAVYRIEETP, from the coding sequence ATGTTTCAATTCCTTCACTTCCGCGCGGAGCGCCTCCTCGCGATCGTCTTGTGCCTCGCGTCTGCTTCGAGCGCCGCCGAATGGCCCGAATTTCGCGGCCCGACCGGCCAGGGCGTGGCCGACCACGCCCAGCCGCCCGTCGAATGGGCGCCTGACAAAAACGTCACGTGGCGCACAGCAATTCCTGGCAGCGGTTGGTCGTCGCCAATCGTTGCGGGAGGCCGCATTTATGTAACGACTGCCGTTCAAGAGCAGGGGGGCGGCAGCGGGCCCGACGTCAATAACAACGAACCGGTCGGCAGCAACTCGACTGCCAGCGCGTTGAGCCTGCGACTGCTCGCGCTCGATGCGCAATCGGGGCAGATCGTGTGGGACCGCGAGATCTTCCACTACGACGCCGGCAGTTACCCGTCAGGGCATGCGAAGAACACCTTCGCGAGCCCCACCCCGCTCGCCGTGGGCGATCGCATCTACGCCCATTTCGGGCCGCTGGGAACGGCTGCCGTCGACCTTAACGGCGAGATCATTTGGCAGAACAAAACCATTTCGTACGACGCCCGCCACGGCGGGGCAGGCTCGCCAGTCGTCGTTGGCGATACGCTCGTCTTCAATTGCGATGGAGTGGAAAATCCCTTCATCGTCGGGCTCGACAAGACGACGGGCAAGGAACTCTGGCGGACGCCGCGTCAACCGATGGAGCCCGAGCGTTTTGCCTTTTCGACGCCGCTAATGGTTCCTTCATCAAGCACCGCCAGCGGCGTCCAGCTTGTCAGCCCAGCGAGCCATATGATTGGCAGCTACGATCCAGCCGATGGCCGCGAATTGTGGCACGTCTTTTTTGATCGGCGTTGGTCGACGGCGTCGCGTCCAGTTTACGCCGAGGGGATGGTACTCGCCTGCAACGGGGGCGAAGCGCCGCCGGAGCTGCTCGCCATCCGCCCAGACGGCGAGGGAAACGTCTCGGAAACGCACGTCGTCTGGCGGCACGACAATTTCGCGCCGCTGACGTCGTCGGTCGTTGTCGCGGACGGCCACGTTTACATGGTTAGCGACGCAGGAATCGCGGCCTGCACCGATGCGACGACGGGCAAAGTCGTGTGGAAAAAACGGCTTGGCGGTAACTTTTCTGCGTCGCCGATTTATGCCGACGGACGCATCTACTTTCCGAGCGACAACGGCACATGCTACGTGATCGCCGCCAAGCCACGGTATGAACTGCTGGCGAAGAATAGCCTCGAAGAGCCGACCTTGGCCTCGTTCGCCGTCACCGGCGACGCGCTCATCATTCGCACGAGTGACGCCGTCTACCGCATTGAGGAAACTCCTTAG
- a CDS encoding DUF6786 family protein — protein sequence MAAAPPKQQLIESLERASRPPLTLTGPSGETVLVLPHGGRVLGLYSSASSKNFLWTSAAISSPELAREHFGSDRWCNSGGDRTWLGPEIDFFYPHYPDTSRQYFQPRQLDPGRWVASRTPTRMIVENSLAVHSFRRGWTQSIRIRKTVSMISNPLADCEVGLTGELEFAGYQLHTSLELLDPLADNVEIGIWNLLQLPGGGEMVVPTYGPTTPVVYFGDIPQGDVRTEPRCVRYRMSAPNEQKIGVDAIATTGRAGYVREDDEDRSVASLVVRNFHNNLIGPYVDVPLHTPERGGHAFQACNIDADYLGHFAELEYHAPAIGGPTGQSRSDDVSQVFAYRGPREIIAQAAQTLLGVTI from the coding sequence TTGGCCGCTGCCCCTCCCAAGCAGCAGTTGATCGAATCGCTGGAACGCGCGAGCCGCCCTCCGCTCACGCTCACGGGGCCGTCCGGCGAGACGGTGCTCGTTCTGCCGCATGGGGGAAGAGTACTCGGACTTTACTCCAGCGCCAGCTCAAAGAACTTCTTGTGGACGAGCGCCGCGATCTCCAGTCCTGAACTCGCGCGCGAACACTTTGGCTCCGATCGCTGGTGCAACAGTGGCGGCGACCGCACCTGGTTGGGCCCTGAAATCGATTTCTTCTACCCGCATTATCCCGACACAAGCCGGCAGTATTTTCAGCCGCGGCAGCTCGATCCGGGCCGTTGGGTCGCGTCGCGCACGCCGACGCGAATGATCGTGGAGAACTCGCTGGCGGTTCATTCGTTCCGACGCGGTTGGACGCAGTCGATTCGCATCCGCAAAACGGTCAGCATGATCTCCAACCCGCTCGCCGACTGCGAAGTTGGTTTGACGGGCGAACTGGAGTTCGCGGGATACCAACTGCATACGTCGCTCGAATTGTTGGACCCGCTGGCCGACAACGTTGAAATCGGAATTTGGAATTTGCTGCAGCTTCCCGGCGGCGGCGAGATGGTCGTCCCGACTTACGGGCCGACGACTCCGGTCGTCTACTTCGGCGACATCCCGCAGGGCGACGTGCGAACGGAACCCCGCTGCGTCCGCTACCGGATGTCGGCCCCCAACGAACAGAAGATCGGCGTCGACGCGATCGCCACCACCGGCCGCGCCGGTTACGTGCGCGAGGATGACGAAGATCGCTCAGTCGCGTCGCTCGTCGTGCGCAACTTCCATAACAACCTGATCGGCCCATACGTCGATGTGCCGCTACACACCCCTGAGCGCGGCGGCCACGCCTTCCAGGCGTGCAATATCGACGCGGACTACCTCGGGCACTTCGCGGAGCTCGAATACCACGCCCCGGCGATCGGCGGCCCCACGGGGCAATCTCGCAGCGACGACGTGAGCCAAGTCTTCGCTTACCGCGGACCGCGGGAGATCATTGCGCAAGCTGCGCAAACGCTACTTGGCGTGACGATCTAG